One Robbsia sp. KACC 23696 DNA segment encodes these proteins:
- a CDS encoding SDR family oxidoreductase, whose amino-acid sequence MTRRTVADSPTDAAAADARPVVLVTGGAKRVGRVIALRFAQAGYRVAVHYGQSARAAEALVAALEADDAGAGGDAALSDGAAELAHRASGAPRARALQADLAHPSAADVLVDGCIAAFGRLDVLVNSASVFPDDHLDDFTLDTFDHAWAVNGRAPLLLTQAFYRRARAANRTGVVINVVDQKVRDNFHPDHFSYTVGKVAIGHMTAMLAKSAAPVLRVNAVYPGLMLESGDQTPQDFDHAKRHATPLHRIATPDDLASAILLLTGPAYNGVDWVVDGGQNLLPVARDVVFSLRAPDL is encoded by the coding sequence ATGACCCGCCGCACCGTTGCCGATTCCCCCACCGATGCCGCGGCCGCCGATGCGCGTCCCGTCGTGCTGGTGACGGGGGGCGCCAAGCGCGTCGGCCGTGTCATCGCCCTGCGGTTTGCGCAGGCGGGCTATCGCGTGGCCGTGCACTACGGCCAGTCGGCGCGCGCCGCCGAAGCCTTGGTCGCCGCCTTGGAGGCGGACGATGCCGGTGCCGGTGGCGATGCCGCGCTATCGGACGGGGCTGCCGAGCTGGCGCATCGTGCGTCGGGGGCGCCGCGCGCGCGGGCCTTGCAGGCCGATCTGGCGCATCCGTCGGCCGCCGATGTGCTGGTCGACGGCTGTATTGCGGCGTTCGGGCGCCTCGACGTGCTGGTGAACAGCGCCTCGGTCTTTCCCGACGATCATCTCGACGACTTCACGCTGGACACCTTCGACCACGCATGGGCAGTGAATGGCCGTGCGCCGCTGCTGCTGACGCAGGCCTTTTATCGTCGTGCGCGGGCAGCGAACCGGACCGGTGTCGTCATCAATGTGGTGGACCAGAAGGTGCGGGATAACTTTCATCCCGACCACTTCTCCTACACGGTGGGCAAGGTCGCCATCGGGCATATGACGGCGATGCTCGCGAAGTCGGCGGCGCCGGTGCTGCGGGTCAATGCGGTCTATCCGGGGCTGATGCTAGAGAGCGGCGATCAGACCCCGCAGGATTTCGATCATGCGAAGCGCCACGCCACGCCTTTGCATCGGATCGCGACGCCTGACGATCTGGCGTCCGCGATTCTGCTGCTGACCGGGCCGGCGTATAACGGCGTCGATTGGGTCGTGGACGGCGGGCAGAACCTGTTGCCGGTTGCGCGCGACGTCGTGTTCTCGTTACGGGCGCCCGACCTCTGA
- a CDS encoding YceI family protein has protein sequence MKLRSIVAATAVAGLAAAALPAVAAPATYNLDPTHTYPSFEVDHFGGASVWRGKFLKSSGKVVLDREAKTGSLEVTTDTSSVDIGNKTLDGEIVSDKMLDSAKFPTATFKSTKFVFKGDTPSKIEGELTLHGVTKPLTLTVDSFKCYQNPMLKREVCGADAKGEFDRSDFGVDFGKKMGFKMFTRLEIQVEGVRAD, from the coding sequence CTGAAGCTTCGTTCGATCGTTGCCGCTACCGCCGTTGCCGGCCTGGCTGCTGCCGCCCTGCCCGCCGTTGCCGCTCCGGCAACCTACAATCTGGACCCGACGCACACCTACCCGAGCTTCGAAGTCGACCACTTCGGCGGCGCATCGGTGTGGCGCGGTAAGTTCCTGAAGTCGAGCGGCAAGGTCGTGCTGGATCGTGAAGCCAAGACCGGCAGCCTGGAAGTGACGACGGACACGAGCTCGGTGGACATCGGCAACAAGACGCTCGACGGCGAGATCGTCAGCGACAAGATGCTGGACTCCGCCAAGTTCCCGACCGCGACCTTCAAGAGCACGAAGTTCGTCTTCAAGGGCGATACGCCGTCGAAGATCGAGGGCGAGTTGACGCTGCACGGCGTGACGAAGCCGCTGACGCTGACCGTCGATTCGTTCAAGTGCTACCAAAACCCGATGCTGAAGCGCGAAGTGTGCGGCGCCGACGCGAAGGGTGAATTCGACCGTTCGGACTTCGGCGTCGACTTCGGCAAGAAGATGGGCTTCAAGATGTTCACGCGTCTGGAAATCCAAGTCGAAGGCGTGCGCGCGGACTGA
- a CDS encoding cytochrome b translates to MTTPPSSSSTTESAAQAGSGARKYSGTAMALHWLIALLIIGGFALGWVMTDIPGFTPAKLKYFSWHKWIGVTALVLIIIRLAYRATHTPPALPAGMGRLSAVAAHGVHHFLYLLMVCVPLSGYLYSSIAGIQVVYLGLVPLPTLVGPHPELRHLFRNIHVYLDWTLFAVVILHFLAVLKHQLLDRDRLLSRMLPFGD, encoded by the coding sequence ATGACAACGCCTCCGTCCTCTTCCTCAACGACCGAATCCGCCGCTCAGGCGGGGTCGGGCGCGCGCAAGTATTCCGGCACGGCCATGGCCTTGCACTGGCTGATCGCCCTGCTGATCATCGGCGGTTTTGCGCTGGGTTGGGTGATGACCGATATTCCAGGCTTTACGCCGGCCAAGTTGAAGTACTTCTCCTGGCATAAGTGGATCGGGGTTACGGCGTTGGTGTTGATCATAATCCGTCTCGCCTATCGTGCGACCCATACGCCGCCCGCGTTGCCGGCCGGCATGGGGCGCCTCTCGGCCGTGGCCGCGCATGGCGTGCATCATTTTCTGTATCTGTTGATGGTCTGCGTGCCGCTATCGGGCTATCTGTATTCGTCGATCGCCGGTATTCAGGTGGTGTATCTGGGCCTCGTGCCGCTGCCCACGCTGGTCGGACCGCATCCCGAGCTGCGCCATTTGTTCCGTAATATCCATGTGTATCTGGACTGGACCCTTTTTGCGGTCGTGATTCTGCATTTCCTGGCGGTGTTGAAGCACCAACTGCTGGATCGCGACCGTTTGCTGTCCCGGATGTTGCCGTTTGGCGATTGA
- a CDS encoding LysR family transcriptional regulator: MSETPDRGRTPTLDQLQVFAAVADAGSFSLAAQQLGRAQSAVSYTVANLEALLGLTLFERTHRRPVLTEAGRVVLADARRVDGHMHELLARAEGLTMGLEAEVSLGVDVMFPIDKLLGVLEDFAATFPTVTLRLRMGPMGGVLRLVLDRECHLGIAGPTESWPDPIAPNYLDAISLINVAAPQHPLACYDGVIPTRDLRDHTQLILTDRTHRTEGQMYGVYATRAWRIGDLGAKHRLLIAGLGWGSMPQHLVAADLKAGRLKRIRPADRLAVEYKLHRITRADTHPGPATRWLHERIALVAPLDPPEWKV, from the coding sequence ATGAGCGAAACTCCCGATCGAGGTCGTACGCCGACGCTCGACCAGTTGCAGGTGTTTGCCGCAGTAGCCGACGCCGGCAGCTTCTCACTGGCCGCGCAGCAGCTCGGACGCGCGCAATCCGCCGTCAGTTACACGGTGGCCAACCTGGAAGCGCTGCTGGGTCTGACCCTGTTCGAGCGCACCCATCGGCGCCCGGTACTAACCGAGGCAGGGCGGGTGGTGCTGGCCGACGCACGGCGCGTGGACGGCCATATGCACGAGCTGCTGGCCCGGGCGGAAGGCCTGACGATGGGTCTGGAGGCAGAGGTCTCGCTCGGCGTCGACGTCATGTTCCCAATCGACAAACTGCTCGGCGTGCTCGAAGATTTCGCCGCCACCTTTCCGACGGTCACCTTGCGACTCCGCATGGGCCCGATGGGCGGCGTGTTACGACTGGTGCTGGATCGGGAATGCCATCTCGGCATAGCCGGCCCGACCGAATCCTGGCCCGACCCCATCGCGCCGAACTATCTGGATGCCATCAGCCTGATCAATGTCGCGGCGCCACAGCATCCGCTGGCCTGCTACGACGGCGTGATTCCCACACGCGATTTACGTGACCACACGCAGTTGATCCTGACCGATCGCACCCATCGCACCGAAGGCCAGATGTACGGCGTCTATGCGACGCGCGCCTGGCGGATAGGCGATCTGGGCGCGAAACATCGCTTGCTGATCGCCGGTTTGGGCTGGGGCAGCATGCCGCAACATCTGGTGGCGGCGGACCTGAAAGCCGGGCGGTTGAAGCGGATCCGCCCGGCCGACCGGCTGGCCGTCGAATATAAATTGCACCGCATCACGCGGGCCGATACCCATCCGGGACCGGCCACGCGCTGGCTTCACGAACGAATTGCGCTGGTGGCGCCGTTGGACCCGCCCGAATGGAAAGTCTGA
- a CDS encoding response regulator → MLQTSRNRITLLYATIIASLVLVFLVDMYTPNGFAIWIMYMLPVALCLFATDALMPLIIAFVGTVLLIIGYVATTGATGTWAIPNRVVSDVTTWVIAVVAYRYILSRRRVETFSWMQAGLMQLSAATRGTPTAQQTADGILKSLLTYTGAKVGTVYQLEKGQLRRLATWALPDNVAPPTLLPGEGLAGQSIVSKTVLTARDLPATHLQIGTTLGTSPATHVTAAPLLADGEVVGVIELGFAGSTLGYGNENEMLARVVQLLDASAEPAGIALQTARYRTRLEMLLEETQHQAEELQVQQEELRVSNEELEERGRALMDSQARLESQQAELEQTNVQLEEHTQRLEQQKRYLVDAQRDLVEKTGQLERTNQYKSEFLANMSHELRTPLNSSLILAKLLQDNKPGNLSAEQVRYASTIYSANTDLLSLINDILDLAKVESGHMEVEPEPITLESIVQSLRRTFDPIALDRRVALRIERGPDAPLSLTTDHQRLMQVLKNLLSNAFKFTPTGEVSLWITAAAPAHIQFAVQDTGIGIAGEHLDAIFDAFRQADGTTSRKYGGSGLGLSISREFATLLGGDISVGSELGKGSTFTLTLPVVYTGDGKAPPRLAGDDTPRADAPRNGIQRAVPPSLGSGERNASAHGGAAERRTQPGAETSRDARVPSNRTPSPASRIGSDSTADGDNAGASHLAQMAQARQTLPARTGIEDDRDNRTREHRLILVVEDDFAFARILYDLSHELDFDCVHASTGADGIALARQLQPSGILLDVGLPDDSGLTVLERLKRDPQTRHLPIHMISVNDHTEAALHLGAIGYSLKPTARDELISALERLEARLGQSSRRVLVVEDDPLLRENITLLLDANGVEIDAVGTIADALAKLAETPFDCVVMDLTLPDGSGYDLLKQLADREPQTYPPVIVYTGRSLTADEERRLRYYSKSIIIKGAKSPERLLDEVTLFLHSVESDLPADQQRMLRQARQRDAAFEGRKILLAEDDVRNIFALSHVIEPLGATLEIARNGREALEKLERDSDIELVLMDIMMPEMDGLTAIQEIRKRPAFAHLPIIALTAKAMSSDRQRCLEAGANDYISKPIEVDKLLSLCRVWMPH, encoded by the coding sequence ATGCTGCAGACCAGCCGTAATCGCATCACGCTGCTCTACGCCACGATCATCGCCTCATTGGTCCTGGTGTTCCTCGTGGACATGTACACCCCGAATGGCTTCGCCATCTGGATTATGTATATGCTCCCGGTGGCACTGTGCCTGTTCGCGACCGATGCGCTGATGCCGCTGATCATCGCCTTTGTCGGGACGGTGCTGCTGATCATCGGCTATGTCGCCACAACGGGCGCGACCGGCACATGGGCGATTCCAAACCGCGTGGTCAGCGATGTGACCACCTGGGTGATCGCCGTCGTCGCCTACCGCTATATCCTCTCGCGCCGGCGCGTGGAGACCTTCTCCTGGATGCAGGCCGGCCTGATGCAGTTGTCGGCCGCGACGCGCGGCACGCCGACAGCCCAGCAGACGGCGGACGGCATATTGAAATCGCTGCTGACCTATACCGGCGCCAAGGTGGGCACCGTCTATCAGCTGGAAAAGGGGCAGTTGCGACGCCTCGCCACGTGGGCGCTGCCGGACAATGTCGCGCCGCCGACGCTGCTGCCGGGCGAGGGCCTGGCCGGGCAATCGATCGTCTCCAAGACCGTGCTGACCGCGCGCGACCTGCCGGCAACGCATCTGCAGATCGGCACGACGCTGGGCACCTCGCCGGCCACGCATGTGACGGCGGCGCCATTGCTGGCCGACGGTGAAGTGGTGGGCGTGATCGAACTCGGTTTTGCCGGCAGCACGCTGGGCTATGGCAACGAGAACGAGATGCTCGCGCGCGTGGTCCAATTGCTCGACGCGTCCGCGGAGCCCGCCGGCATCGCGCTGCAGACCGCACGTTACCGCACTCGCCTGGAAATGCTCCTCGAGGAAACCCAACATCAGGCCGAGGAGCTGCAGGTACAGCAGGAGGAGCTGCGCGTCTCCAACGAAGAGCTGGAGGAACGCGGCCGGGCGCTGATGGATTCCCAGGCGCGCCTGGAATCGCAGCAGGCGGAGCTGGAACAGACGAACGTCCAGCTCGAAGAACACACGCAACGCCTGGAACAGCAGAAGCGCTATCTGGTGGATGCGCAGCGCGACCTGGTAGAGAAGACGGGCCAGCTGGAACGGACGAATCAGTACAAGTCCGAGTTCCTGGCGAATATGTCCCATGAACTGCGCACGCCGCTGAACAGCTCCTTGATTCTGGCCAAGCTGCTGCAGGACAACAAGCCAGGCAATCTGAGTGCCGAACAAGTGCGCTACGCGAGCACGATCTACTCGGCCAATACGGATCTGCTGTCGCTGATTAATGACATATTGGACTTGGCAAAGGTTGAGTCGGGCCATATGGAAGTGGAGCCCGAGCCGATCACGCTGGAATCGATCGTTCAGTCGTTGCGCCGCACCTTCGATCCGATTGCCCTGGATCGACGCGTGGCCCTCCGGATCGAACGCGGTCCGGATGCGCCGCTGTCGCTGACGACCGATCACCAGCGCCTGATGCAGGTGCTGAAGAACCTGCTGTCGAATGCGTTCAAATTCACGCCCACCGGCGAGGTCAGCCTGTGGATCACGGCAGCGGCACCGGCGCATATTCAGTTCGCCGTGCAGGACACCGGCATCGGTATCGCCGGCGAGCATCTGGACGCGATCTTCGATGCCTTCCGTCAAGCCGACGGCACGACCAGCCGCAAGTATGGCGGCAGTGGCCTGGGCCTCTCCATATCACGAGAGTTCGCCACGCTGCTGGGAGGCGATATCAGCGTCGGCAGTGAACTGGGCAAGGGCAGCACCTTCACGCTGACGCTGCCCGTCGTCTATACCGGCGACGGCAAGGCGCCGCCGCGCCTGGCCGGCGATGACACGCCGCGCGCCGACGCACCGCGCAACGGCATCCAGCGGGCGGTGCCGCCGTCGCTTGGCAGCGGGGAGCGTAACGCGTCCGCGCATGGCGGCGCTGCCGAGCGGCGGACGCAGCCCGGCGCCGAAACGTCACGCGACGCGCGAGTCCCCTCCAATCGCACGCCGTCGCCCGCATCGCGCATCGGAAGCGATTCGACAGCGGACGGCGACAACGCCGGGGCATCCCACCTCGCACAGATGGCGCAGGCGCGCCAGACGCTGCCGGCGCGCACCGGGATCGAAGACGACCGCGACAATCGCACGCGTGAGCATCGGCTGATCCTGGTCGTCGAGGATGACTTCGCGTTCGCGCGGATCCTGTACGACCTGTCGCACGAGCTCGATTTCGATTGCGTGCACGCCAGCACCGGGGCCGACGGCATTGCGCTGGCGCGGCAACTGCAACCCAGCGGCATCCTGCTGGACGTCGGCCTGCCGGACGATTCGGGCCTGACGGTGCTCGAGCGCCTGAAGCGCGACCCGCAGACGCGACACCTGCCGATCCATATGATCTCGGTCAACGATCATACCGAGGCCGCGCTGCATCTCGGCGCCATCGGCTATTCCTTGAAGCCCACCGCGCGTGATGAATTGATCTCGGCGCTGGAACGCCTGGAAGCGAGGTTGGGTCAGAGCAGCCGGCGCGTCCTCGTCGTCGAGGACGATCCGCTGCTGCGCGAAAACATCACGTTGTTGCTGGATGCGAATGGCGTCGAAATCGACGCCGTCGGCACGATCGCCGATGCGCTCGCGAAGCTGGCCGAAACGCCGTTCGACTGCGTGGTGATGGACCTGACGCTGCCCGATGGCTCCGGCTATGATCTGCTGAAGCAATTGGCCGACCGGGAGCCGCAGACCTATCCGCCGGTAATCGTCTATACGGGCCGCTCGCTGACCGCGGACGAGGAGCGGCGCCTGCGCTATTACTCGAAGTCGATCATCATCAAGGGCGCGAAGTCGCCGGAACGCCTCCTCGACGAAGTCACGCTATTCCTGCACAGCGTCGAATCCGACCTCCCGGCCGACCAGCAACGGATGCTGCGCCAGGCGCGCCAGCGCGACGCGGCCTTCGAGGGCCGCAAGATCTTGCTGGCCGAGGACGACGTGCGCAATATTTTCGCGCTGTCCCACGTCATCGAGCCGCTGGGCGCCACCTTGGAAATCGCACGCAATGGCCGCGAAGCGCTGGAGAAACTCGAGCGCGACAGCGACATCGAGCTGGTTCTGATGGACATCATGATGCCGGAGATGGATGGCCTGACCGCCATCCAGGAGATCCGCAAACGTCCGGCCTTCGCCCATCTTCCGATCATCGCCTTGACGGCGAAGGCCATGTCGTCGGATCGGCAGCGGTGTCTGGAGGCGGGCGCGAACGACTACATCTCGAAACCGATCGAGGTCGACAAGCTGCTGTCGCTATGCCGCGTATGGATGCCGCATTGA
- a CDS encoding CheR family methyltransferase, which translates to MTAHAKHDFDIELQLLLEAIFLKYQHDFRKYSLASLRRRMTQARQDFHCETLSELQGKILYDASAFSRLLQYLTVQVSEMFRDPSYFRALREKVIPILKTYPSVKIWVAGCSSGEELWSLAILLEEEGLADRTVLYATDVNPQALRAAAEGIYPLDRIAGFSKNYIAAGGKRSLSDYYHAAYGAATFTRALKRQVVFADHSLATDSVFSEVHLVSCRNVLIYFNEELQNRATGLFADALVRRGFLGLGSKESMRFNAHADRFDEYAGAERIYQKR; encoded by the coding sequence ATGACCGCGCACGCGAAGCACGATTTCGATATCGAACTGCAGTTGTTGCTGGAAGCGATCTTCCTCAAGTACCAGCACGACTTCCGGAAATACTCGCTCGCCTCGTTGCGCCGCAGGATGACGCAGGCACGGCAGGATTTCCATTGCGAAACCCTGTCGGAGCTGCAGGGAAAGATCCTGTACGACGCGTCGGCGTTTTCGCGGCTGCTGCAATACCTGACGGTGCAGGTCAGCGAAATGTTCCGCGACCCATCGTATTTCAGAGCGTTGCGCGAGAAGGTGATTCCGATCCTGAAAACCTACCCGTCGGTGAAGATCTGGGTGGCGGGATGCAGTAGCGGCGAGGAATTGTGGTCTCTGGCGATTCTGCTCGAAGAAGAGGGGCTGGCCGATCGCACGGTCCTGTATGCCACCGACGTGAACCCGCAGGCGCTGCGAGCCGCGGCCGAAGGCATCTATCCCCTGGATCGGATCGCGGGCTTCTCGAAAAACTACATTGCCGCGGGCGGCAAACGATCGTTGTCTGACTACTATCACGCGGCTTATGGCGCGGCGACGTTCACGCGCGCGCTCAAGCGGCAGGTGGTCTTTGCCGATCACAGCCTCGCGACGGACAGTGTGTTTTCGGAAGTCCATCTGGTGTCTTGCCGCAACGTGTTGATCTATTTCAACGAGGAACTGCAGAATCGGGCGACCGGGCTGTTTGCCGACGCGCTCGTGCGTCGCGGCTTCCTCGGTCTCGGCAGCAAAGAGAGCATGCGTTTCAACGCGCATGCCGATCGATTCGACGAATACGCCGGCGCCGAGCGGATTTATCAAAAACGGTGA
- a CDS encoding chemotaxis protein CheB, which produces MKDSSPYHGAADPERDRDDDALFDKIDAIVIGASAGGVEALNRLLPALPASLPVPVLVVLHLLPDVQSELAELFGARCVLRVVEANDRQPLQPGTVHIAPPGYHLLVGADLTCSLSIDEPVNFSRPSIDVLFESAAWTYQSRVLGILLTGASADGAVGLVQIRSRGGLAWVQTPETALADTMPLAAIALGATDRVLSIEDIARALRHAADVASDAVADKARRSALTASHALATPSEPSKEDGQ; this is translated from the coding sequence ATGAAGGATTCCAGCCCCTATCACGGCGCAGCCGACCCCGAACGAGACCGTGACGACGATGCGCTGTTCGACAAGATCGATGCGATCGTCATCGGTGCCTCCGCCGGTGGCGTGGAAGCCTTGAACCGGCTCCTGCCCGCGCTGCCGGCCTCGCTGCCGGTGCCGGTGCTCGTCGTGCTGCATCTGCTGCCGGACGTGCAAAGCGAGCTGGCCGAGCTGTTCGGCGCGCGCTGCGTGCTACGCGTGGTCGAAGCGAACGACCGGCAGCCCTTGCAACCGGGCACCGTCCATATCGCGCCGCCGGGCTATCACTTGTTGGTGGGCGCCGACCTCACTTGTTCCCTGTCGATCGACGAGCCGGTGAACTTCTCGCGTCCGTCGATCGATGTGTTGTTCGAATCCGCCGCCTGGACGTATCAATCGCGCGTGCTGGGCATCCTGCTCACCGGCGCCAGTGCCGACGGCGCAGTCGGCCTCGTGCAGATCCGCTCGCGCGGAGGCCTGGCTTGGGTACAAACGCCCGAAACCGCGCTCGCCGACACGATGCCACTGGCGGCGATCGCCCTGGGCGCGACGGATCGTGTTTTGTCGATCGAAGATATCGCACGGGCTTTGCGCCACGCCGCCGATGTCGCGTCCGATGCCGTGGCGGATAAGGCGCGCCGATCGGCGCTCACGGCGTCCCACGCGCTCGCTACGCCATCCGAGCCATCCAAGGAGGACGGGCAATGA